The nucleotide window GGTAACATTTCTCGATTGTGACAATCAACCTCTTTGATGTGCTGCGGCTGCGGTCATTCATTATGACTTGTGAGTCCACGGTCATTCATTAAGCTTTGTGATTCATTTGATCTCTTCCGATTTAATTAACGGCTTTCTGCACAAGTTATTTTTTGTCATAAATTtgacaataaacatttaatgtGCCGCGGCTAATTGGCCGCGGTCCTTCATTAGGCCTTGCCAAATGTAGGTTCAAACATAGCCATTTCTATGCAACCTTCTGTACATTTCTATACTTTATGCTTCTTCAAATGCATCAAATGGAAGTTCATTATCATACAGAGCTTTATGTTACTACTGATATATTGCAGTACAGACTAGAAATAAGAAATGCAAGTTTCTGGACAGAGGTAAGAAAGAGAAATAgatccttctttctttttcggCATCTTTAAAGCTGTTTACAGCAGCACATTATTGCATTTAATTTACAGAAAGAACAGAAAACACTCTAAGATGAGGTACTTGCATGTAGTGATACCAAAGAAGCATAAGTTCCACCCTCGATACTGATCAAAGtctcatgctttcctttctctgCAATGACTCCATTTTTCACCACTGCTATTAAATCTGCACCCTTAATCGTGGACAGCCGATGGGCAACCACAACTGTAGTTCGATGCACCATAACTCGGTCCAGTGCATCTTGAACCACTCGTTCAGATTCAGCATCAAGAGCACTGGTGGCTTCATCTAGTAGTAATATCTTTGGTGCCTTCATTATAGCTCTTGCAATAGCTACCCTTTGCTTCTGTCCACCAGAAAGTTGAACCCCTCGTTCACCCACTATTGTGTCATAACCCTGCATTGTTTTCTCAACATAACAAACATTAATATTTAAAATACATTATTGGAAATGGCTGAAAGAATCAATCGACAAACTTCTTTATTTCTTATACATACCTGTTGTAAACTACTAATGAACTTGTGAGCATTTGCCAATTCTGCTGCTGCTATAATTTCAGCCTCAGTTGCCTCTCCTTCTTTTCCATATGCAATGTTGGCTCGGATTGTGTCATTAAACAATAGGGGCTCCTGACTCACCAGCCCCATTTGCTGTCTCAACCACTTCAACTGTAATGTTTGCATTTCTGTACCATCTAACGTAATTTGACCTGAATCAGGATCATAAAAGCGCTGCAACAATGAGATCACTGTCGACTTCCCACTTCCACTCTCTCCAACCAGAGCAACTGTCTGAATATATTAACTAAAAATGATAAGtacattgttttattttctgtaCTGATAGTTGGTTAAAAAACAACAGTACAGCACACTAAATTACCTTGCCATGGCGAATGGTCAAGCAAAGATCCTGAAAGATGGGCACATTAGGTCTATTCGGATATTTGAAACTAACATGGCGAAACTCAATTTCTCCCTTCAGATTTTCTATTGTTGTTCCGGAGTCATCACTTGAATCTATCTTGGATTTCCGGTCAAGAATTGCAAATATGGAAGCGGCAGAGCTCTTTCCTTTACTTGCATCCGGGGCTAAAGAACTCTGCTGATGAGTCAATGCAATAGCTGTCATAGTGAGAGCAAAGAAAACCTGCTAACCAGGAGAGCAAGATGTTAGCAGTGGACTAATAAGTTAGTTCTTATATAAAGGATACTTAGcagagaaaataaaacatttgTCTCTTGAAGCAGAACAACTCACCCGAAAAACATTAGGAAATGTTGTCTTGCCTGCTGCAACAAGACGAGCCCCAGCATAAAAACTGCATGCATATACAGAATAAAGCAAGAAAAATGATAGCCCAAAACCTATGCCACTAACTATCCCTTGTCTTATCCCACTCCTGATAGGGCCTTCACATTTTGTCTGGTACAACTTGATCACCTTTTCTTCAGCACAAAAGGAAGCAATTGTTCTAATACTCCCCACAGCATCCGTGGCTACTTGGCTTGCATCTTCATACATTATCTGAAACCATTTAGAATATCAGTAATGATCAACAAGACTACACCTATACATACATATAGAGAGTAAAACTTATGTCAGCTGTGAAACAATTAACTTTATAGGTTCATACATaatagaaaaggaaaatgatCGAACTATATATAAAACCAAGTAATTACCTTTGCATTTGCACTTAATCCTTTCATGAACTCGACTTGAAAATATCCACTTATTCCTAGTAGAGGCAGCATAACAAGTATTATAAGAGCAAGTTGCCAATTTGCCACAAAAGCAATAACCAACCCGGCAATTGTTGTTGATGTATTCATGACAGCTAAAcctagagcatctccaacaatccCCCGTAGGGAAGCTGCATTTGTCGAAAGCCTTGCTCCAATTGCACCACTCGAGTGATCAGCTTCATCAAACCAACTTACTTCCATGTAAACCACCTTCTCAAAGCATAGTGAACGGACTCGTCTTATTAACTTGCACCCAGCTACAGCAAAAAAGTATGCTCTCATTGGATGTGCCAAGAGAGACACCACTCCAAGAACAATAAATATTAATGCCCAAAACTTGGAATCCTTTCGGAGTTGATGAGGTGGCTCAAAGAAGGTCTTGATTATATTGGATATCAACACCCCGAAAATGGGCAAGGTTATCCCATTGACTATTGCAGCTATAGTACCTAGGAATAGCACTGGGATTTCTGGCTTATTCAGGTAAGCCAGGCGTCTAAGTGAGACTTGTGGATGCACTTCTGATGATGCTGAAGCCGGAATATCAGGTTGTATTTCAAGGACACCGGTTATGGTGGGTGCACCATGTGAGATTGAGAATGAGTAGCTGCGTCGACTACTGATTCCTCTTCCAGATGATCCCCGACTTATGGAGCGAAAGGAAGGAAGTTTTTGAAAACTTGAAGAAAGTTCTGGCCTTTCATGATCATTTTGAGCATTTTGTTCTGACACACTGCTAATTTCTTGCAACCTCATAAGCTGGCTATATGCACCATCAGGATCCTTAACTAGCTCAGTATGTGGTCCTGCTCATTTGAAAAGCATTAGTCGTATCATTTTGTGCTGGACAAGAAAACAGTTGgaaaatgatgattttgagataACAATGACAATGACAACAAATGCATTACCTTGCTCAACAATTGTTCCGCGATGTATCACTGCAATGGTATCAGCATTCCTTACTGTGCTCAAGCGGTGCGCTACAATGACAGTAGTCCGACTAACCGTAATTCTGTCCAATGCCTCTTGCACAACTCTCTCAGATTCTGCATCAAGAGCACTTGTTGCTTCAtctaaaagaagaatttttgggTTCTTTAAAATTGCTCTGGCTATAGCAACTCTCTGCTTTTGGCCCCCAGATAGCTGAGTTCCATACTCACCAACCATTGTATCTAGTCCCTAAACCCAAAAATCACAATACTATCAATTAGAAAGAAATGGAACTCAAGGACTGGAGTTGTGCTAAATATTTGGTAATGTCTACATATATTTTCATCTTTGTGTCACGAAAATTCAGATATACACAAATACAGGAAGCTATAATCTAATTTGACCTGAGGTAGTTTGTCTATGAAATTAGCAGCATTGGCAAGCTCAGCAGCAGCCCTTATTTCTTCAGTAGTTGCACCATCCTTCCCATAGCCAATATTATCTCTAATGCTGCAAGTAAACAAAACAGGTTCCTGGCTGACAAGCCCTATTTTCTGTCTGATCCAATTCAGCTGGAACTCTTTGAGATTAATACCGTCAATAAGAACTTCACCAGCCTGTGGATCATAAAATCTCTCAATCAAACTAATTACGGTCGATTTACCACTTCCACTCTGTCCAACCAAAGCAGCAGTTGCACCACTAGATATTGAGAGTGAGAATCCATGGAATATTTTTTCATCCGGTCTTGCAGGATAACTAAAAGAAACATCCCTAAGTTCTATGTCTCCACGAATGTCTTCTGATTCCATCCCATTAGTGTCATAAGCATCTATATCTGGCTTTCTGTTAATTGTCTCAAACATCTTAAATGATGCAGCTTGTCCAGCATGAAATGCACTCACGCATGGAGATGCCTGCCCAAGAGAGCTGAAAATGTAGTAAGAAATTTTGTTATACATTGATCTTTGCTAAAGCATACATATAATTTGGAGTGAAGGGGATAGTGCAAATATATGAACATGTCCAAGTAGTACAATGATTGATGCAACTTACAAAGAGCCGGTCAATAAAGCAAAAATCACATTCATGACATCTCCTGCTTTATATCCCTGTTCAAGTATCGTTTTTCCGCCATACCATACTGCCAAAGCGTAACTGCAGAATACAACAAGCACAACCATACCAAGACCCAACCCTGATGCCAAACCCTCTTGCACACCAGACTTGTAAGCTTTAGTTAAGGAGTTGTTGTACTTGGTTATAGCTTGCTTCTCCCCCGTAAATGATGCAACCTGCATCAGGAAGAACCAATCGCATTTACATCTAtaaaagaaggaaaaggaagGGACAGTGTTTTCGAGACAAGAATGCATACAGTTCTGATAGAACCAATGGTCTGCTCTACAACAGTTGCTCCAACTGAATATGCCTCTTGTCCACGGGACGCCAACTTCCTTATAGTGAGGCTCGTGACAGCACCGGATAAGATAAGAGGGGGAATAGAGGTTAGCATGACAAGGGTGAGACGCCATCCCTTGGCAAAGGCTATAACAAAGCCTCCTATGAATGTAGCAACTAACTGGATAAAGCTTCCTACCTGCAATGGGAGAATGAAAGAAATAAAGGGTTATTGGGAAAATGGCAACAACTTGACGCTTTTTATGTGGCACgtaacaaaaattacaaaatacacACTTTCTCCCCCATTGCTTCCTGAATGAGCACAGTATCCCCCGACATCCTGTCAACAATTTCCCCAGTGTTAGCCTCTGTATCAAAAAAGCCAACGTCTTGCCTTAGTATTGTTCTCAAGTATAAACTTCTTATTCTTGCTGCCTGTCTCTCTCCAGTGATCATCCAGCAAGACATTTCTGTCATATGGAAAATCAAAAGTACATCAGTTTCAAAAAAGCAAAACTAGATGGTAAGTTTTATGTCAGCAGAGAATCTGTTGTACATACGTAAaaatgcagcagcagcagccccCAGAGCCAAGTAAACGTACTTGAGAGCCACCTGAGGATAGTTATTTGGCCAAATTAGATGTGATTAAACAGAGTTACTTATATAGTTACTTGTTTGCACAGTTTGAAAAATAACAAACACCAGAGAATTGCTGATCTTTTGGTGGAGTATCCATATATCTTATTTTAGCAACTAAATTATAGACAACAGGGAACCAAAATAAATAATGGAAAATTGAAGATGAATTTTGTTCCTAGTGTTTGCATATACTAGTTGACTAAAATATagtgtaaaatatatatatacaacctGCAACAAAACAGATGACCGTATATGTAATTCTCATGCATATActatttttcaagaattttCCCATTCATACACTTTCTAAAGATAACAGAAAATACACTTTACAAAGCAAAAGTACTATTCATAAGTGTATATATCAACAATATACACACATTATCTTGACATACTACATATACTATTCTGTATTGCACATGTAAATCTGATCTTACCTTGGAAACTATACCAACCACTTTATTGATACTCGTAGTTTCTCCAAAAGAGTTGATCACCTCCCCCATGATCACGGTCATTAGAGGCATACATAGTCCATTTCCGATAGCACTGATTGTACCAACAGACATTAACATGTAATCCAGGGAATCAGCAAATGAGAAGAGCTTGTAATATGGTACTGTGTTGGTTGCACCCTCCTTGCTCTTGCCTGCAGTATCCTGCTTGTTGTTTTCGGAATCTGCTGCCTTTGTTGATGCCATGGCCGGCTCTTTTAATACATCTCCATCTGACTGTTCTTCGTGATCAGCCATGTTTTCAACAGCAGTAATTGAGCTGCGAAATATATTTTTGAACAGAAGCAACTAGGAGTAATTGAATAATAAGATGAGAGCTGCAAGAGAAACAGATATATGCAACTTAGTCAATATGAAACAACTAATCAATATGTTAAATTTAAACTACAAGAACTTGCTCACTTTTTCCGGATAATGGTTGATGAAGATGAGCCGAGGTGAAATAATTGATTGGCAAATCACTTATATAGTAGTCTGTGTCTAACACGTAGTCACCGGTCCTTTCTTATTACAAAGGATTTTTGTCCATTTAACTCATTttcagagattttttttctcacttaccccattaagtttttttaattctctcttacccaaaacactctaaaggaggtcttccctaataccccattaagattttttttttgttttttatttttttttaatactattttaccctcacccctttgttacttagagagagaaaaaatagaagagagagaaactatatGAGACTTCGCCAGAGCTCGGCCCGTCACCGGCAGCCGCCCACctgacttttctgaaaacctcactggaaatgtttattgcccccaatagacatctattaccccccaatagtgGGGCattagacctctattgccccccaataaaatttTCGGTTGCTGGAATGGAAACTAATctttctaaaattagacaaataaaactttgatttaagaaaaaaaaacgaaaatattttgtcaattcaaaacatctattgcccccaatagacattcttttttttttccttccttctgtcccattacttaaaaaaataaaaattagaaaaaaaccgATTTAGGCACCCAGAAACTACTCTGGGCATCCACCCCTCAACCTTTCTTCGCCTGGCCGGTTTTCGCCGGTTGCAGACCCTCATATAGAAGAGGCGTCGTGctggagagagatagagagagcaaAGAGCGACGACAACGCTCAGATCGACCGGAAGTTTGGCCTCTCCATCGATGATCTCAGAGCTTCGTCGAGGTAGCTTCGAGGCGAGGCGGCGCTGTTTTGTGGCTTTGATCGAGATTGAGTTCGACTCCGGTAGCTACTACCGGAGCTTCAGGCTTGGACGCCATGGCCGTATGTCTTCCAAGATTGTGATGCTGGAGTTCGACACCACGGTGGAGGTGATCggagagagagaaaccggaTGTAGAAATCAAGGaggggggggaggagagagaaagactgtGAGAGAGTCGCACTGGAGAGTGAGTGGCATGCATATACTGTAGTTTGTTAATTATGtcaagggcaaaatggtcatttgatgttaaattgggttagtgaagCAAAAATTCGTTGGAatatggaagaaaaagaagactaCATGGAGTGTGGAAGAGAACAATATGTAACACGAGAGGACAATAGCAAAAAGGATCAAATAGTCAACTACATGACATCttattttctagtttcttgacTTTTGGAATTGGCTAGCTCTTCTCCTCACTGGGTTGACAAAATTGATATGCACATTTACTActattagagcaactccaacaactttcttataatttttgtagtatagggaagcaaaagtcaaagctttaacctttttttcttctctcaggcaactccaacagtttccctataatttctgtataatagagaagcaaaagtcaaagctttagcatctttttcttctccaactccaacagattctctattttacagcaatctctaaaatcaccatattcttccttaaattttagagattgctgtaaatatagggaatttggttttctctttcctcactttctctaaaatagggataattataggaaatctgttggagcaaaagagtctaatttttccctaaagtagagaaaaatcaaaatatggggaagctgttggagttgctctaactccaacagattccctattttacagcaatctctataATTCTTCCtcaaattttagagattgctgtaaatttaggggatttggttttctctttccttagtTCCTTAGAGAAACTCCAacacttagagcaactccaacagcttccctataatttctgtattatagggaagtaaaagtcaaagttttagcctctttttcttcttcaactccaacagattccctattttacaacaatctctaaaatctccatattcttccttaaattttagagtttgctgtaaatatagggaatttggttttctctttcctcactttctttaaaatagagataattatggagaatctgttggagcaaaagtggcttatttttccctaaagtagagaaaaattaaaatatggggaatctgttggagttgctcttagttcctttattatctttaaaatagggatagttataggaAATCTATTGGAGTAAAAGAGActtatttttccttaaaatagagaaaaaaaataaaatatggggaagctgttggagttgctcttagttaTGAAATTACATATAGGGAAGAATatcaataatgattttttttttggtgaataaatcaataataattattTGAAGTTTATTTTATGGTGATGTTATTTAGATTAAAGTAAAGTTATCTAGATAGCGGCTCAATTTGGACGTAAGCTGAAGAAGGTGGATAATTATTTAACATTAATAAATGTTTTAAGTTTTACATTATTCACTCAAAGTTTACTGTGGATGATGAAACAGTTGTGCAATTTAGTCAATGAAAAATTAATATGAAAGACAAAATGAACTTGTCACTTTTACCACAATTAGCTTGTGAAATAATTGATCTGACAGATATATGACTTTTCAATGTTTAtcatttcagaaaaaaaaaattgaggaacAATCTCAAATCATGTACCTTGTTAAAATGAAGTGTGTCCCATTCTCTGTTATGGCAAAAGAGATATCAATTTGCATGAGACCTCATCTAACATTGCGGCCGAATAACAATATCATTAGAACTGATATATAAAGTCAAAAGCAAGCATAAATATAGCTCATTAGAGCAGCAACAGTAGGCTCACTATTGTGTGGACACTCAATTGCGGTACAACATCACATAATGTCGTAGAAAACTCACACAGTAGCAAAttcccaaatgatcatttccagCTAAGTTGAAGAAACCATGATCCAGACTTGCCGTCGATTAATGAACGGTATAGACCAAAACCGAATCCCGGCTACCCAATCCCTTACGAAGCTCTATACCCGCCACCAGCTAGTGCACATCTTCAAAACTCAGAAGTCAGAAACTGGACTTGTATTCTTTTCACGAGAACAGTACTGAACAGAAACTGAAGGATGAAGCGTGTGTTTGCAAGGATAGGAAGAGAGTGAATATAAATATAACGTGTAGATAGAGAGAGGAGTAAAATAGTTTCCTATTAGCAGGTGAAGGAGTAGTTTAATTTGGGTAGTTGGTGTCTTGCAGTTTGCAAATGCATTATTTTTTCCTATTTACTCCTTGTAATTATGAGTTTTGAAGTAGCTTAATGAACATGATGCCTAGAGCTGTGGATGCATTGtactaaaaaaaaacagaaaaaaaaaatgaacgtAAAAGTACACCTAGAATAAAAGGATATGTAATAGCAGAGTAGTACTGCTACTTCGATTCAGGCCGCAGGATCAACACGTAGACGGCAATGATAAAAGGCTAGGGCAACGTCTCCCTGAAATTGATACCGACAATGAAGAAGTATACCTACCTCATAGTTAATAAAATGACAGATGCAGATGCAGATAGCTTATAATGGTTTGGCATGGGCATATTATTCAAGCCAAGTAGTTTTCTTCCTCTAAAGATAGTAGTGGTCAGATAATATAGTGCGACTCGATCTTCTTCAAATGATAGCACATAGCGAAAGCCGATAGACTAGAATTATGACATTTGAAATACAgaaagaacaattcttaggttcaccccttgaGTCATATTCACTCTCTTTTGCAATTAACACATAacaactttataattttctaatctaaccatccacattgtataacgtaatacaaagattaactctgtgaaaaatcaatcaaattgaagactttttagttatttatttccatgaaatacatggatggttcatcataatagtagtaagtattGTTAGAACCATTCATTTCTTtgatttaattagataattaaacgatttccgattcgattgatttttttacaAAGATGATATTTAAAGGCTAATTTGAGATATGGAcagttggattataaatttattaagtaaaagtatgttaatcgaaaatgggggtgaatatgctcgttcaccCAGGGGTGAATCTAAGAATTGTCCATACAGAAATTCCCGAGCCTCGATTTCTATATATGGAAAGGATTTGATTGTCATCAATGTTGATTGAGATGGAAACTCAAAACACCATAACATTAACATGTGTCCCATTATCTGTACATTGAAGAGGACAATCCCATTATCCCATTACCAGTTGTCACCTCCCAACCACATATGCGGCCTGCGGCCACCATCATATTTACTCCGATGAGCCCTCACGCCAATTAAAAACCCTTCAGATAAGTGAGTAGTTGGACCTAATTAGTTAAATGATGGCTAAATttaaagctattgattttccttattctcctacAAATATGTCGATTGTAGTGtagggaaataagggtctcccgcagaggattaagttaaattaaatgcttcaacaaaagtaaaaaaaaaaagtgactgCAGCTCCTACTGAACAGCAGTCtgaaaacaaactaaaaacctaataaaaacaacccagaaaaatacgaaaatttacagagatgtaCTAGACACACAAGGAATCCAGCACACAATTTAgaaatttttggagttcgtttactatgaaaataaaatatgttAACACAGAGGacagaaagaaaaacgaaactgATCTAACAGATTTGAGATTAGTTGATATCAAGatgatgaaactagctaggCAGGAAGTATCCACCCCCAACAATCATACACAACACAATTTGTCCAATTTACtaccaattaacttagttgaagaTGCTCAGGTTGGCTcagtacgcttgaacacaacctattaccctttcttactttgtacgctaggcaggaagtgctctacacctagactattcccaagcaatgcaacctaaaggtacatttattagattaaacatgcagagattattaagtttgaaaagagtttgagcaatcactaggcatcgcaaataACTTAATGCcctgctaaacctagggttttgtttacttgctagtgaaaactaccaattacttctctagacaatttgaggaatccaactatcactactagaattttcctcatacacatcggccagaaaccgatgtaaaaaaaaaattgtaccgatgtgttagtgggtgatgtaaaagatcgcaaaaaaatagacatcggttaaaaactGATGTCCCATATAACAATAAATATCAGATTATGTTCCAGAATCGATGTTAAACTGCTATTATGATCACAAATTGGtgtttttagatattgttaaatcttcatatttatgCATATCATGGATAGGCAAAATGGTAGTATGCATTTTATATTAATAACTCGATGTGCACTGAAGAaagagacatcgatttttgtttccaaTCTGATGTATCATCTCTTTAATGACATCGTTTTTGAAGTTTAATGCTGATTTGAAATAGACATATATACATCATGTCCTTTGCATGAGCATGATGTCCACTAATTTTGTAATTGCTGCTACCCACACATTTGACAACATGAAATCccaaataatttgaatatggGGCATTGTATTAATTTGTATCCAACATCTTTAATAGTTCAAAAAATAGGCAAAAGGACCCCAACCAACTTCAAGGCTAGCCTAAAACATATATACCATTGTAATAAGTGTACATGTAGTTTTGTTCACAGTTGCTGCAACAGTACAACGTACTACTCCAAAATGGTTCACAAAAAATCTAGCTAGCCCTACTCAAAATCACTTTGCTAGTCAGCATCTATAGCAAAGTCTGTAAATAGTCAGCCACTTCAATGCGCACCTCGTCAAGTTGCTGTTGGGTGTATCATTTCCGAGTCTTTGCTGCCCACTAGGAATGTATTTCATAACGTAAGTCATAATCATCAGGTAAACGCGCTATTTATAATTAA belongs to Rosa chinensis cultivar Old Blush chromosome 4, RchiOBHm-V2, whole genome shotgun sequence and includes:
- the LOC112197295 gene encoding ABC transporter B family member 11, whose translation is MADHEEQSDGDVLKEPAMASTKAADSENNKQDTAGKSKEGATNTVPYYKLFSFADSLDYMLMSVGTISAIGNGLCMPLMTVIMGEVINSFGETTSINKVVGIVSKVALKYVYLALGAAAAAFLQMSCWMITGERQAARIRSLYLRTILRQDVGFFDTEANTGEIVDRMSGDTVLIQEAMGEKVGSFIQLVATFIGGFVIAFAKGWRLTLVMLTSIPPLILSGAVTSLTIRKLASRGQEAYSVGATVVEQTIGSIRTVASFTGEKQAITKYNNSLTKAYKSGVQEGLASGLGLGMVVLVVFCSYALAVWYGGKTILEQGYKAGDVMNVIFALLTGSFSLGQASPCVSAFHAGQAASFKMFETINRKPDIDAYDTNGMESEDIRGDIELRDVSFSYPARPDEKIFHGFSLSISSGATAALVGQSGSGKSTVISLIERFYDPQAGEVLIDGINLKEFQLNWIRQKIGLVSQEPVLFTCSIRDNIGYGKDGATTEEIRAAAELANAANFIDKLPQGLDTMVGEYGTQLSGGQKQRVAIARAILKNPKILLLDEATSALDAESERVVQEALDRITVSRTTVIVAHRLSTVRNADTIAVIHRGTIVEQGPHTELVKDPDGAYSQLMRLQEISSVSEQNAQNDHERPELSSSFQKLPSFRSISRGSSGRGISSRRSYSFSISHGAPTITGVLEIQPDIPASASSEVHPQVSLRRLAYLNKPEIPVLFLGTIAAIVNGITLPIFGVLISNIIKTFFEPPHQLRKDSKFWALIFIVLGVVSLLAHPMRAYFFAVAGCKLIRRVRSLCFEKVVYMEVSWFDEADHSSGAIGARLSTNAASLRGIVGDALGLAVMNTSTTIAGLVIAFVANWQLALIILVMLPLLGISGYFQVEFMKGLSANAKIMYEDASQVATDAVGSIRTIASFCAEEKVIKLYQTKCEGPIRSGIRQGIVSGIGFGLSFFLLYSVYACSFYAGARLVAAGKTTFPNVFRVFFALTMTAIALTHQQSSLAPDASKGKSSAASIFAILDRKSKIDSSDDSGTTIENLKGEIEFRHVSFKYPNRPNVPIFQDLCLTIRHGKTVALVGESGSGKSTVISLLQRFYDPDSGQITLDGTEMQTLQLKWLRQQMGLVSQEPLLFNDTIRANIAYGKEGEATEAEIIAAAELANAHKFISSLQQGYDTIVGERGVQLSGGQKQRVAIARAIMKAPKILLLDEATSALDAESERVVQDALDRVMVHRTTVVVAHRLSTIKGADLIAVVKNGVIAEKGKHETLISIEGGTYASLVSLHASTSS